The nucleotide window AATTCAGACTAACTACTACAGCATAAGTTCTACAAACATAGTTGCTAGTATAGAAGAAAGTCATAACAATATAAGGAAATTGTTGAATTACATAAACAATTTCAACTGAACCATCTGATTAATTTCCTTTGAAAACAGCCTCGCGCGTTTTGTAACTAAATCATAGAAGATTGTAATCTCCGTGTATATTTTCCTTACCAACCCTATCTtgatataaattatgaaaaataaataaaattatcttcaaATTACCTAATTCTTTCAAACCAAAACAAGATTAGATTGAAACAACATCCCATTCATATGAATATAATTCACACAATaaattccaataaaaaattatcaataaagaAGGAATCAATCAGAGGGATTTTATAACTAAGATTCAATGTTAATAAACTACAATAATCTTTTCTAAATTCAATTTCATCAAGTTCATGAGGTTCGTGAATCTAGTCCAAGTCTATACTGCATAACAAAATCCATATACGTTAATGCAGCCCCCTGATATGGAATGAGCATGGTCAAATATATAGATCACATTTGACATTTAGAAAATTAGATCACTATCACTAACTGAAGGTGATAACAAGGCCCTCAAAAgcttacaagttacaaccaATTAGGCGCAATTATTGTACTGAGTACCGTCTTTTTAGCAGAAGTATAGAACAACATTGgttattgttaataattaatgatacaACTTGAGTGAGCAACAAAACACTGTCATCTAAAACAAAAAGACGTGAAAATGCTTTTACAAGGgtgttttgttgaaaacattagaaaacatAAGGGATGCGACAAATATGTTTtagattttaacttataaaggaaatagaaaataatcatataaaactttttaaatttaaaacaaatcagTACCAGTCTACTACAAACATATTCTAGTTATCAACGAATCCCTAAACTTTTAGGAGAAATGGGAATTGTAATTCTTACTTCTAGAGGTACAATAATGACAAATTAAGAGACTTAATTAGAAAGCATATTAAAATGAGAGACATGAGAAAAATGTTATTGGagatcaaataaaatcattaatgaGTCCTCAGTCCTCACCTCTAACAACCTAAGATTTTAGGTTTGATCCTTGACATGACATGAAGTTTCGATGATCAAGTAGTCAATAAAAAGGCTAAATTTCATTGCTAGTATATACCTGTACATTGTCCATGCTTCATGCTCAAAGAGCCCTTGAGAGTGTGCGCAGCTCATGTTTTAAaagagataataataataataataataataataataataataataataataagcttTTAGGAGAGTTAGTCCTTGAAAAATGGCAAGATAAAAAGAGGAATGTGAAAGTAAATAACAAGATGAAAGTGAGACCAATTAAAATTCTGCAATTAATGCTTCAATTAAACTTATGAAAATGGGCAACATGCACTAAGAGGTCAAATCATTCAAATACTTGCACCTACATGATGCCAACATTTCAATAGGATCTAACGATAACATAAAGCTAGGAAAAGATTTAGAccaattataaaagataaagaaaacatCAACTGAAATTCTGTAAACCTTCTAAAACTGCAcctatatatgattttaaataagACCTGAAATTACCCTAAAAAGAGAGGGCAAGTATTACCCCATGAACCACAATCTATCTCCTTGAAAAGTAAAGAAACAGTCAACCCCTTTCGCAAGAAATTAATCCAGAAATCCCTATTCATGAACACCTCAGCATCCCATCACTGCGCAATTATACACAAAGCTCCCACCAATGTGCCTTCTGGCAAGCAAGTTCCACAGTGGTGCACCTCCATCTGGGATCCAAGAATTAATTTCAACCACCCTTCCACCATGAGCACTTTCCCCAGCAATAACAACTATTCGATCTCCACATGCTCGAAATGCTAATCCCCAACCATTCATAGAGGATGTTATCTCAGGAAGACTTCCAATGTAGACCCATTTGTTCCTCTCTTTCTCATACCGCCTCAGCACCCTCTGAGCATAATCTGCAGCGTACAACACATTGTTCACAACTGCAACCAAAGGTGGTGCCTCAGTAGTGTCTTGTCTTTCGCTTGTTCGCGGAGGGAGCATGTTAGGGATCACACGCCATTCCTTTGTCTCCAAATCATACTCCTCACCACATGTCAGCTTATTACCATCTTCTCCCATTCCACCAAGGGCATAAAATTTCCCATCCATGAACACACCAGCACTCATCTTCCTTGCTTTGTTCATGTTTGGGAGAGCCTCCCATGTCTTGGTGTCTGAGTTATACATCTCAGCCACACTCAGGATCTTGCCTAGTGGATTACACCCACCAGCCACTATGGCTATTTCTCCGCGGCTCGCAGATGCAAACAAGCATCTAGGAACACTCATCTGAGTACCATGTGACCAAGTGTGGGTCAAGAGGCTGTATCCATAAACAACAGGAGCCTCTATTGCCTTTCCAAACACAAGAAGTTCTGTGCCAACAGCCAAAGACTCCTTATCCGAAAACGTGAAGCAGTCATACTGATTGGAAGGCATTCTAGGCAATTTCATCCAATAGCCATTCATTGGATCAAACACCTCCCATTCAAGAAGATTGAAAGAGAAGTAAACCCAGTATTCTACAATTCCCATTTTCCTTCTGAGCCGATAGAGTTCTCCGGTCTGAATCAGGGACCGGAAACTCTGGTTCAGTGAGACAATTGAACCATACTCAGACCTTGACAAGCGTAGGACAACACCGATTGAGACATCCTGGTTAATAAGCCATCTTGGATCACGCTCCTCAATTGCCATGGGTGCATGGTTTTGATCATTGCTTTGGTGCTGGGAAGGGAAAAGAGAAACCATATCAATCTGCAtaccctcctcctcctcctgagGATCATCTGAAAGTTTGGATAACTTTCTTGGTTTTTCATCTCCTTCAACCGAAAAGCACTGTAAAGTACCCATTAATTCTCCTGCTCACATGAAATTGGCACGTCCTTGAAACAACAATGGACCCTGCAACATTTTAGATggaaattatgattatgataacaaaaaaaaagaaaagaacgaaAGAGCCTGGTGTCTTATccttcaaaaattaaaactcaaGTGAAATATCATTTTGTCAGTTGAATAACAGTGATTCTAGTTCCAGTGTGTCAAAAAAATTTACTAGCAACATTTGCCATAgtcatcaaatataaaaaatatccttaACAACAAGATACTGTCAGTTCTTAggttatgtttggataaaagttGAGAACGTGTTTTTGGGAATTGCAAAGCATATTCCCAAATTCTGAGACTTAAAATGAAGAAGTAAAAATTTagattgtgtttggataaaagttAAGAACGTGTTTTTGGAAATTGCAATGCATATTCTCGAATTCTGAGACATAAAATGAAGAAGTAAGGATTTATTGCTCTGAGAATTAAAGTACTTTTGAGTGTTCCTACGGACTTCCAAACATACATTAAagctttttgatgcagatgagtacaaaaattaatgtaaagTCACACCAAAACGCTTCCAGAAAAATTAGTGCATTCACACAGAGATTAAAGACAGCCATGAACATCCGTCGCATACCATACCAGTCTGTCACAAACGATAATCACaaccgaaaaaaaaaatccacacaAACGCCCCCaaaaattgagattttttgAAATCGGATCATAAGCGGTTATCCGGAACAGGAATCTAGGCAGGAACAAAAAATGCAGCAATTCTGAGAATTCATCAGATAAACAGAATTCAATCAAAATGACAACGTGCATATATCCAAATTCAAAGACTCCGCcattccattaaaaaaaactatttattttttaaaagatcacTTGTAAGTTGCATTGGTAGCAATCCAACACAGTACACCCCTTTATACCCATTTTTTCTGTCGTGAAATTGacataaaaaaacacatatataAACACGGCCATGCATGAAAAAGctcgaaaaataaaaataaaaaccatacagaaaaggagaaagagaaagagaaagagttgaAAGAAAAGCTCACGAATTTAGCACAAGGAACTAGAAAACTGAACTGggtattttttctctctctaaatttatatatatatgaatcgcTATTCTTTCGCCAACCTCTGCAACTGACTGTGAGAGTAGATTCTGACTGGTGTTTGTGTTGTGTGTCCATGTCAATAGTAACCTTTATTTatagtacaaaaaaaaatataaataataatgaaagaaaaatggtGGGGCCAATTGTGCTGACTGAGAGTAGTGTATAATGTGTTGAAAGAGTCACTGTTCAATGTTCATGAGGAACTCAAAACTGCTAACCCCCGTTTTCAGCTCGTGTTTGTTGCAAACTCGCCATGCTATATTACTTGCATGCGTAGCTGTATTTaagttgttgtatttttttctctttttcttttacttcacTCTCtctcattcataatttttttatttgatcctaCCTCATCATGCATGCTTTATTTCTATTAAACGTTCTTTGTCTTTGTCTTTGTCTTGAGCCTATTTATTAAACGTTTCAAAGCGGGAGTTACTTCATTCTAAATAATCAAAGGAGCGTTTATTAGtaataaatataagtatttttattacatataatttaattttctttgacTGCCATATACGTACTGACTCATCACAGTTTAACATCCgaagaaataaagaaatgatGAATCCTCATAAAACTATGACattctaaaatttaatgaaGATTTGATTTAGATTAGtcgaaatttataataactttgaCGTATTGATTGTTCTTATTCTTAAAACAATAATATCCTCAACAATCtagatgaaaagtaaaaaaatatattaaataagtataattaaattatacttacattttttcttctaaaaattaaagtgtatatgttaattttaacttatcaaaaggaatttattttattttctttttattttttatctctcatGAGTATTTGCTGAAAAGTTAATTTATCTAACAAAGATCATAATCATTTATGTTCATTTAAAGTCTAagcttttctctttattttttttatttaaatcattatctctttttaaaattttaatttcaccttatttttattatcaagcTATTAGTTTtagtaatgattaaaaataacaatttctaacggttaaaaattattgtatttgaCCAAAAAGGATGAGAttgacacaaaaataaaataaaataaaagattaaatttaaaatttatataaacatttGTTGGAAAAAGTCTCGATTTTAACATTTTGAGGGATTACTTTAGGTTAAGTATATAATTTATAGAATTTAATGTCTGcattaaaaatgtataattaatcaatttgatACACATATTTAATAGTGGTATTcattcaacaataaaaaaatactcttatttagtatttagtttttaagtaataaataaCACTTAATGCTTCCTATTTAAAACCaagtattaaaaataacttctattctttttacttgttgattttttttagcataTAAATTGGGTTTGGTAAACAagtatttttaagtattttttaagcaGGTTATATACATGTTCCAGTtagataaaaatcataaaaatatcacATGCGATAAAACCTTTctatatttaatacaattatgTATTCTATATTCAAATTTGAGACCGTTGTTTCAAGGAACAATCTCACATTTGATTTGTGtacttgattatatatatatatatatatatatatatatatatatatatatatatatatatatatatatttatatttatattactgattttttttaacttttatctttttatattttatttatattttgttaattaaaagtatttagtacacttaattaatattttaaaaatcattgaaaGATTTTCCTtatgatatttaaatatttcatgaCTAATATCCAAATTAAGTAAttgtttaaagaaaatattaaattaaaacaagataTCATTTAATATGTTGGAAATATAGAATATACATTGATTATTTTgtacattattaaaaataaataaaacttaaaaaattctatcttcttatttaatatttggttcttataataataataaaaaattaatatattatattaagaaTGCAACTATTTTGAACTagcttctaatattttttattagttgaaaaatttgtttgatcATATTAATAGTGTTtgataaacaagttttttttagcaTCTTGTAGCATTTTTTGTATGCAACTTcaaataatgttttaatttctttcttattgtatttatttatattttataactaaaaGTACTTAATTCACTCATTTAGTATTTttgaaatagttaaaaatatttcatataatatattcaaTATTTCCTTACTAGTATCCAAATTTAGTAATAGTTTTAagaagaatattaaaataaaagaagctataatttaatatttagaaaatatagaatataaatttattattttttgcataAGTAAGAACTAAGGTGATTAATGGTATTAATGTTtgtgttaaaaatatatatttaataatatttcatatacttctttaatattttgttcttaaaatataaaaaagggtttAATGACTATTCAttgttaatgtaatttttttatgttgtcaattgataagaaataattattagtataacttttaaagtaattacaataaaaataaataaacttacgatatatgataatttataattaaataataatataaaattattttacaatattatattttcttataaaaaacttttaatagaTTTGAATAAgaatacaattattttaagctatcttatcttttttactagttgattttttttggacaaTTTAATATGTATTTACTCCTCCAAATTTAAGACACTTTTGATTTTGGtccactaatttaaaatttatttatttttagtttttaaattcgtaaaattttgtttttttgtctcCTAGGATGAATTTAAGAAAcgaaaaataacatatttttagtatttaaaaatgaagttgagaaactaaaaataatattttaaaaatttgagggactaaaagaaacaaaattttaattgggacCAAAACCAAGAGTGTTGCAAacttgagaattttttttgttgacaaatttgtgaaaccaaaaatatatttaaacttgtatatatacatttttttggaCAACTTGTTGCGTTTTTTATGATACTTCAAATAATGATTGAACatctatttttttacataatattttatttttatccttaatgtaTTGTATAACTGTTTTTTTACAGGAGTTTATTGTGTAATGTTAGatgatatgtttattttattttattttgaataattttatattgtaattttattttaactattacactattcacattttttttttaattttagcttTGTACTTGGACATATTGATAATCAAtggaaataataatatgaataatatttataaatacgAAATGCTATATCATcatattaataaacataaaaaatataatgtctacttcagttttttttaattttaaacttgattaagaatatttaaagatttaatataagattaataatgaaatgaataatgtgaaaaatatctattttattttagaaagaagatatatattgaataaaacaaaataaataaaattaccaaCATGTGCCCGGTAGTGACTAGggtaagataaaaacaaaaaaaataggattaaaaactagaatttaaatttttagggactaaaattgaagaatggaaatcatatagggattaaatcaaaaggtaaaaaaaatataggaactaaaaataaaattttaagattttctaaacactaacaataaacaaaaaaatattatatcacaTGACACCACACAACATAAGGTTATCATGTGACATCACATGATACATAAGGCCACATGACTTTCATGCCATATAAATGTTGTATtgagtaaatttttatttgatacacTTAGCATATTTAGTTTAACATTACGACTAAAAATATTGACAAAAAATCATTAAGATCAAaacttatcaaatttttttaaaaggaactaAAAGTCAAAATCTAAAATAGTTAAAAGATTAATCAAAGCTTATTTAACTTGATCCCTCAAAAGTTTGTCTACGGTTAAACATTTTGCATTCTTTGCCATAAATTGATAGTGcatattaaataattcatttatgaGATATAAATTGAATTCCATAATACATTATTTGATATGAATTTAATGCTGCGCGCCATTAAATTACATttaagatttatatattttttatttgtcttttaaatttttcaagaactaaacataaGTATCACATAAAAATAACAAGAGGTGTCTCTATATAGTGTCACATGACACCTTCATGCAATCACAAGTAATAGAACATGATATTGTCACATAACACTTTTATGTGATGCCACTTGACATTCATATGTCTATGTCATGCTAATAtagattttctttacataacaaaTCTAGTTTAATGTCAATGCCTAAGAGTGCTGATGAAAAATCAAAGGACcaaaatctatataaaaaaaaaatttaaggacaaaaataggaaaatttaaaataattaaggaaaaaaacttatttagccCATCTTTTAGTAT belongs to Glycine soja cultivar W05 chromosome 5, ASM419377v2, whole genome shotgun sequence and includes:
- the LOC114411871 gene encoding F-box/kelch-repeat protein SKIP11-like gives rise to the protein MGTLQCFSVEGDEKPRKLSKLSDDPQEEEEGMQIDMVSLFPSQHQSNDQNHAPMAIEERDPRWLINQDVSIGVVLRLSRSEYGSIVSLNQSFRSLIQTGELYRLRRKMGIVEYWVYFSFNLLEWEVFDPMNGYWMKLPRMPSNQYDCFTFSDKESLAVGTELLVFGKAIEAPVVYGYSLLTHTWSHGTQMSVPRCLFASASRGEIAIVAGGCNPLGKILSVAEMYNSDTKTWEALPNMNKARKMSAGVFMDGKFYALGGMGEDGNKLTCGEEYDLETKEWRVIPNMLPPRTSERQDTTEAPPLVAVVNNVLYAADYAQRVLRRYEKERNKWVYIGSLPEITSSMNGWGLAFRACGDRIVVIAGESAHGGRVVEINSWIPDGGAPLWNLLARRHIGGSFVYNCAVMGC